In one window of Gemmatimonadota bacterium DNA:
- a CDS encoding protein kinase, translated as MTDRLAAALADRYRLERELGQGGMATVYLAQDLKHDRKVAVKVLRPELAAVLGAERFLAEIRVTANLHHPNLLPLFDSGEAGGFLYYVMPYVQGETLRARLRRERELPVEETVRLVTLLANALDYAHGQGVIHRDLKPENILLQAGQPVIADFGIALAVAQAGGSRVTETGLSLGTPHYMSPEQAAGDRALDARSDQYALAAVGYEMLSGEPPHTGPSSQAIIARLMVEQPRRLRATRPNVPEAIDRAIARGLAKAPADRFPSCGAFAQALVAAPAPRRATTGILVTAGFVLMAVAAWALVVRGTGAASGGEAVQSLAVLPLANLSGDPADDYFGIGLAEEMTRAIARTGVRVIGRVSAGALQAEGLDEREIARELGVTDVLTGTVQRSAGQIRISVTLVSAGDGAVRWSERYDRPLANVFAVQDEIASTVATTLLGSLRRPASAGNRLAETTDPEAHALFLQGQVLFNRRGAPNLRQAIALFQRAVAKDPRYARAQASLAMALAVLPAYVADSTTEILRSAVGAAERAIAMDSLIPESYAALGYGYSLLGELGRAELNFRRALALDSTVATTWGWYGLLSGRLGRYRDAEAQVKRGRELEPASMIAYIWEAQILYHQRRFAEAESVASETMAMDSTFMLAWTWKANALLQLGETARAVELLERQVALLPAGRTEESHALLAYAYAFAGRDREARETIAAIRARSGGRLPAIGALAAAMDELGEHEAAVTLLGQAIARHDTWVVQFPGSARFDRMRKDPRVTAMLDQLAVVK; from the coding sequence GTGACCGACCGCCTCGCCGCCGCCCTCGCCGACCGCTACCGCCTGGAGCGTGAACTCGGGCAGGGCGGCATGGCGACGGTCTACCTGGCGCAGGACCTCAAGCACGATCGCAAGGTGGCGGTCAAGGTGCTGCGGCCCGAGCTGGCCGCGGTGCTGGGCGCCGAGCGGTTCCTGGCCGAGATCCGGGTCACCGCCAACCTGCATCATCCCAACCTGCTGCCGCTGTTCGACTCGGGCGAGGCGGGGGGCTTCCTCTACTACGTCATGCCGTACGTGCAGGGCGAGACGCTCCGGGCGCGGCTCCGGCGCGAGCGTGAGCTGCCGGTCGAGGAGACCGTCCGCCTGGTCACGCTGCTCGCGAATGCCCTGGACTACGCCCATGGGCAGGGCGTCATCCACCGCGACCTCAAGCCGGAGAACATCCTGCTGCAGGCCGGCCAGCCGGTGATCGCCGATTTCGGCATCGCGCTGGCCGTGGCCCAGGCGGGAGGATCGCGGGTGACCGAGACCGGCCTCTCGCTCGGCACCCCGCACTACATGAGCCCGGAGCAGGCGGCGGGAGATCGCGCGCTCGATGCGCGGTCGGACCAGTATGCCCTGGCGGCGGTCGGGTACGAGATGCTGTCCGGGGAGCCGCCCCACACCGGACCCTCTTCCCAGGCGATCATCGCGCGATTGATGGTCGAGCAGCCCCGCCGCCTCCGCGCCACCAGGCCCAACGTGCCGGAGGCGATCGATCGCGCCATCGCGCGGGGGCTGGCCAAGGCGCCCGCGGACCGGTTCCCGAGTTGCGGCGCGTTCGCGCAGGCACTGGTGGCCGCGCCGGCCCCGCGCCGCGCCACGACCGGTATCCTGGTCACGGCGGGCTTCGTCCTCATGGCGGTTGCTGCCTGGGCGCTCGTCGTCCGCGGCACCGGGGCGGCGTCGGGGGGCGAAGCGGTGCAGTCACTCGCGGTGCTGCCGCTGGCGAACCTCAGTGGCGATCCGGCCGACGACTATTTCGGGATCGGACTGGCGGAGGAGATGACCCGGGCGATCGCCCGCACCGGGGTGCGAGTGATCGGCCGGGTCAGCGCCGGCGCACTCCAGGCCGAGGGACTCGACGAGCGGGAGATCGCGCGGGAGCTGGGGGTGACTGACGTGCTCACCGGGACGGTGCAGCGCTCCGCCGGCCAGATCCGGATCAGCGTGACCCTGGTCTCGGCGGGGGACGGGGCGGTCCGCTGGAGTGAACGGTATGACCGCCCGCTGGCCAACGTCTTCGCGGTGCAGGACGAGATCGCCAGCACGGTGGCGACGACGCTGCTCGGTTCGCTCAGGCGGCCCGCGTCCGCCGGCAACCGGCTGGCGGAGACCACCGATCCGGAGGCGCACGCCCTCTTTCTCCAGGGGCAGGTGTTGTTCAACCGGCGCGGCGCACCGAACCTGCGGCAGGCCATCGCCCTCTTCCAGCGGGCCGTGGCCAAGGACCCCCGCTACGCCCGGGCCCAGGCGTCGCTGGCGATGGCGCTGGCCGTGCTGCCGGCCTACGTGGCCGACAGCACCACGGAGATCCTCCGGAGCGCCGTCGGCGCCGCCGAGCGCGCCATCGCGATGGATTCGCTGATCCCGGAATCGTACGCCGCGCTGGGGTATGGATACTCCCTCCTGGGGGAGCTGGGACGCGCGGAGCTCAATTTCCGGCGCGCGCTGGCCCTCGACTCGACGGTGGCCACCACCTGGGGGTGGTACGGATTGCTGAGCGGGCGCCTGGGCCGGTACCGGGATGCCGAGGCGCAGGTGAAGCGCGGGCGCGAGCTCGAGCCGGCCTCCATGATCGCCTATATCTGGGAGGCGCAGATCCTCTATCACCAGCGGCGCTTCGCCGAGGCCGAATCGGTGGCCAGCGAGACCATGGCCATGGATTCGACCTTCATGCTGGCCTGGACCTGGAAGGCCAACGCGTTGCTGCAGCTGGGAGAAACGGCGCGGGCGGTGGAGCTGCTCGAGCGCCAGGTGGCGCTGCTGCCCGCCGGCCGCACCGAGGAGAGCCACGCCCTGCTGGCGTACGCCTACGCCTTCGCGGGGCGGGACCGGGAGGCGCGCGAGACGATCGCTGCGATCCGCGCCAGGTCCGGCGGGCGGCTCCCCGCCATCGGGGCCCTGGCCGCCGCGATGGACGAGCTGGGTGAGCACGAGGCGGCCGTCACGCTGCTCGGCCAGGCGATCGCACGGCATGACACCTGGGTGGTCCAGTTTCCCGGGTCGGCGCGTTTCGATCGGATGCGGAAAGACCCGCGCGTCACGGCGATGCTCGATCAACTGGCGGTCGTGAAATGA
- a CDS encoding protein kinase, with protein MSQDRLAAALADRYTLERELGQGGMATVYLAHDLKHERQVAIKVLRPELAAVIGAERFLREIKTIATLQHPHILGLLDSGEVEGTAYYVMPFVDGESLRDRLAREKQLPIAEAVRLATQVAGALDYAHRHGIIHRDIKPENVLLHDGSALVADFGIALAVSKTGGTRMTETGMSLGTPHYMSPEQAMGEREITARSDVYALGAMTYEMLAGEPPFTGPTAQAIIARVMTGEPPSLVAQRKSVPEAVEAAVFTALEKLPADRWASAKEFADALAGDGPAARRPVGSATRRLGGSSPRWLTIAAGVALLVAGIAVGRQLARPAAGPVTRLTLDLPNLRVNHTGYYGTAFALSRDGSRLAFVSRTGGNGDGLGGITRIMVRDRDVLEPRALEGTDGGDGPFFSPDGQWIAYFADGKLFKVPASGGGPPAQLAEGAIPILAGGAWLDDGRIVFSTPGFALQAVAASGGAVTTLVPAPEVGGMIFPTPLPRKDVLLVTRCGNNCAQQILMAVHLDTQRLDTILPGASRGFYLPNGYLVAVMQDGNVVGAPFDVKALRFRRPPATLLGGVQTELTIIPEFAVADDGTMVYLPANEAAGRATPAEVDRTGKSRVLDPAWLGRFNSVTLSPDGRRLAVGISEGMGSMLWVKELDAGPLTRLTFAGNINYRGAWMADGRSLSFSSDMHGPMTHLYRVRADGSDKPERLFPSDTAQIDEVDWSRDGQWVAYRTGTIAGVRDVYARRLAGDTTRITIAARPADEYMPALSPDGKWVAYVSFESGREEVYVRPFPDVARARWQVTTAGGTSPVWAHSSRELFFLAPGDTLMAAAVTGTPEFRVTGYQALFSTRPFVFQPWHQAFGVRPGDRTFVMLRRSIDLGPDARRLTVVLNWFREFGAADASTP; from the coding sequence ATGAGTCAGGACCGCCTCGCGGCAGCCCTCGCTGACCGCTACACCCTCGAGCGTGAGCTCGGGCAGGGCGGGATGGCCACCGTCTACCTGGCGCACGACCTCAAGCACGAGCGCCAGGTGGCCATCAAGGTCCTGCGCCCGGAGCTGGCCGCCGTGATCGGGGCCGAGCGCTTCCTGCGCGAGATCAAGACCATCGCCACGCTGCAGCATCCGCACATCCTTGGCCTCCTCGATTCCGGGGAGGTGGAGGGGACGGCGTACTACGTGATGCCGTTCGTGGATGGCGAGTCGCTCCGCGACCGGCTGGCCCGGGAGAAGCAGCTGCCCATCGCGGAGGCGGTGCGGCTGGCCACCCAGGTGGCGGGGGCGCTGGACTACGCCCACCGGCACGGGATCATCCATCGCGACATCAAGCCGGAGAACGTGCTCCTGCACGATGGCAGCGCGCTGGTGGCCGACTTCGGCATTGCCCTCGCCGTGAGCAAGACCGGCGGCACCCGGATGACCGAGACGGGGATGAGCCTCGGCACGCCGCACTACATGAGCCCCGAACAGGCCATGGGCGAGCGGGAGATCACGGCGCGGAGTGACGTGTACGCCCTTGGCGCCATGACCTACGAGATGCTGGCGGGGGAGCCGCCGTTCACGGGCCCCACCGCCCAGGCGATCATCGCGAGGGTCATGACCGGCGAGCCACCGAGCCTGGTGGCGCAGCGGAAGAGCGTGCCGGAGGCGGTGGAGGCGGCGGTGTTCACGGCGCTGGAGAAGCTGCCGGCGGACCGGTGGGCGTCCGCGAAGGAGTTTGCCGATGCGCTGGCCGGGGACGGCCCGGCGGCCCGGCGGCCGGTCGGCTCGGCGACCCGGCGGCTCGGCGGCTCGTCCCCTCGGTGGCTCACCATCGCGGCGGGGGTCGCGCTGCTGGTTGCGGGCATCGCCGTCGGGCGGCAGCTGGCGCGGCCGGCGGCCGGGCCGGTCACCCGGCTCACCCTCGACCTGCCGAACCTCCGCGTCAATCACACCGGATACTACGGCACGGCGTTCGCCCTGTCGCGGGACGGGTCGCGGCTCGCGTTCGTCAGCCGGACCGGCGGGAACGGGGACGGCCTGGGCGGCATCACCCGCATCATGGTGCGCGACCGCGACGTCCTCGAGCCCCGGGCCCTGGAGGGCACCGACGGCGGGGATGGCCCGTTCTTCTCCCCCGACGGGCAGTGGATCGCCTACTTCGCGGATGGCAAGCTGTTCAAGGTGCCGGCGAGCGGCGGCGGGCCGCCGGCCCAGCTCGCGGAAGGCGCCATCCCCATCCTCGCCGGGGGGGCCTGGCTCGACGACGGGCGGATCGTCTTCTCCACGCCGGGATTCGCGCTGCAGGCGGTCGCCGCCTCCGGCGGTGCGGTCACGACCCTGGTGCCGGCGCCGGAGGTCGGGGGGATGATCTTCCCGACGCCGCTGCCCCGGAAGGATGTCCTGCTGGTGACCCGCTGCGGCAACAACTGCGCGCAGCAGATCCTCATGGCCGTCCACCTCGATACCCAGCGGCTCGATACCATCCTGCCGGGTGCCTCGCGCGGGTTCTACCTGCCCAACGGGTACCTGGTGGCGGTGATGCAGGACGGCAATGTGGTGGGGGCGCCGTTCGACGTGAAGGCGCTGCGCTTCCGGCGGCCGCCGGCCACCCTCCTGGGCGGCGTCCAGACCGAGCTCACGATCATCCCCGAGTTCGCCGTCGCCGATGATGGCACCATGGTCTATCTCCCCGCCAACGAGGCGGCGGGGCGGGCCACGCCCGCCGAGGTGGACCGGACCGGGAAGAGCCGGGTGCTCGACCCCGCGTGGCTCGGGCGGTTCAACAGCGTCACGCTCTCGCCCGACGGGCGCCGCCTGGCGGTGGGGATCAGCGAGGGGATGGGGAGCATGCTGTGGGTCAAGGAGCTCGACGCCGGCCCGCTCACCCGGCTCACCTTCGCCGGCAACATCAACTACCGCGGCGCGTGGATGGCCGATGGCCGGTCCCTCAGCTTCAGCTCCGACATGCACGGGCCGATGACGCACCTCTACCGGGTGCGCGCCGATGGCAGCGACAAGCCGGAGCGCCTCTTCCCCTCCGACACCGCCCAGATCGATGAAGTGGACTGGTCCCGGGATGGGCAGTGGGTGGCGTACCGGACCGGCACCATCGCCGGGGTGCGCGATGTCTACGCCCGCCGCCTCGCCGGGGACACCACGCGGATCACCATCGCGGCGCGCCCCGCCGACGAGTACATGCCGGCGCTCTCGCCGGACGGGAAGTGGGTGGCCTACGTGTCGTTCGAGTCGGGGCGGGAGGAGGTCTACGTCCGGCCCTTCCCCGACGTGGCCCGGGCGCGGTGGCAGGTCACCACGGCCGGCGGCACCAGCCCGGTGTGGGCGCATTCGAGCCGGGAGCTCTTCTTCCTGGCGCCGGGCGACACGCTGATGGCCGCGGCGGTCACCGGCACGCCCGAGTTCCGGGTGACGGGGTACCAGGCGCTCTTCTCCACCCGGCCGTTCGTGTTCCAGCCCTGGCACCAGGCCTTCGGCGTGCGGCCGGGCGACCGGACCTTCGTGATGCTCCGCCGGTCCATCGACCTCGGTCCCGACGCGCGGCGCCTCACGGTGGTGCTCAACTGGTTCCGCGAGTTCGGCGCGGCGGACGCGTCGACGCCGTGA
- a CDS encoding hydrogenase maturation protease yields the protein MSVPLVIGIGNPTRSDDGAGHAVVHGLSRLVPGGTYRIVHQLTPDLAEDLSEASLVVFVDASVRATTLQLVPVEPTPVAPGSHITTAGALLHLTELVYGRRPGAALQVEIPAYEMGFGEELSPWTATWVGRAIARLATHLGAEPRGRARSC from the coding sequence GTGAGCGTTCCGCTCGTCATCGGCATCGGGAATCCCACCCGTTCCGATGACGGGGCGGGGCACGCAGTGGTGCACGGCCTCTCGCGGCTGGTGCCGGGGGGCACCTATCGGATCGTGCACCAGCTCACGCCCGACCTGGCGGAAGATCTCTCCGAGGCAAGCCTGGTGGTGTTCGTGGACGCGTCGGTGCGCGCCACGACCCTGCAACTGGTGCCGGTGGAGCCGACACCGGTGGCGCCGGGGAGCCACATCACCACGGCGGGGGCGCTGCTGCACCTCACCGAGCTGGTCTATGGTCGCCGGCCCGGGGCGGCCCTGCAGGTGGAGATCCCCGCGTACGAGATGGGGTTCGGTGAGGAGCTGAGCCCGTGGACGGCCACCTGGGTGGGGCGGGCCATTGCCCGGCTCGCGACGCACCTGGGCGCGGAGCCGCGCGGGCGCGCCCGTTCCTGCTAG
- a CDS encoding Ni/Fe hydrogenase subunit alpha — MTRTITIDPVTRIEGHSKITVQLDAAGRVEGARFHVNEFRGFEKFCEGRLMWEMPGITSRICGICPASHLVASAKAGDEILQVTIPETAEKLRRLITLGQWVQSHALSFFHLSSPDLLLGFDADPATRNIFGVMAADREFARRGIRLRKFGQEVIELLGGRKIHTPWAVAGGVREPFDAGRRDHLLGWIPEVLETVQLALAMLGRAREQFADEIPSFGEQPTQYLGLVAPDGALEYYGGALRIRDATGGTVADQLPPREYREHFAEVTESWSYLKFPYYRPAGLAGGVYRVGPLARLNVCDYIPTPRADAERIRFRALAGGRPVHNPFHYHYARLIEILFAIEQIERLLHDPAILGTHVRAQAMVNASEGVGCCEAPRGVLFHHYTVDGNGVLQRVNMLIATAQNNLAMNATVLALAKRYLDGATITEGLLNRLEAGIRAYDPCLSCSTHAIGQMPLTVQVFGADGGLLSERGR, encoded by the coding sequence ATGACCCGCACCATCACGATCGACCCGGTCACCCGGATCGAGGGGCATTCCAAGATCACGGTGCAGCTCGACGCCGCCGGCCGGGTGGAAGGCGCGCGGTTCCACGTGAACGAGTTCCGCGGCTTCGAGAAGTTCTGCGAGGGCCGGCTGATGTGGGAGATGCCGGGGATCACCAGCCGCATCTGCGGCATCTGCCCGGCCAGCCACCTGGTGGCCTCCGCCAAGGCGGGCGACGAGATCCTGCAGGTGACCATCCCCGAGACGGCGGAGAAGCTGCGCCGCCTGATCACCCTCGGGCAGTGGGTGCAGTCGCACGCGCTGAGCTTCTTTCACCTCTCGTCCCCCGACCTGCTGCTCGGCTTCGATGCCGATCCCGCCACCCGCAACATCTTCGGGGTGATGGCCGCCGACCGGGAGTTTGCCCGGCGGGGCATCCGGCTGCGCAAGTTCGGGCAGGAGGTGATCGAGCTGCTCGGCGGGCGGAAGATCCACACCCCCTGGGCGGTGGCGGGCGGGGTCCGCGAGCCGTTCGACGCCGGCCGCCGCGACCACCTCCTCGGCTGGATCCCGGAGGTGCTCGAGACGGTGCAGCTCGCCCTGGCCATGCTGGGCCGCGCCCGGGAGCAGTTCGCGGACGAGATCCCGAGCTTCGGCGAGCAGCCGACGCAGTATCTCGGCCTCGTGGCCCCCGACGGGGCGCTGGAGTACTACGGCGGGGCGCTCCGGATCCGCGACGCGACGGGGGGCACCGTGGCCGACCAGCTGCCGCCCCGGGAATATCGCGAGCACTTCGCCGAGGTCACGGAGAGCTGGTCCTACCTCAAGTTCCCCTACTACCGGCCGGCCGGGCTGGCCGGTGGCGTGTACCGCGTGGGCCCGCTCGCGCGGCTCAACGTCTGTGACTACATCCCGACGCCGCGCGCCGACGCGGAGCGGATCCGGTTCCGGGCCCTCGCCGGCGGGCGGCCGGTCCACAATCCCTTCCATTATCACTACGCCCGGCTGATCGAGATCCTCTTCGCCATCGAGCAGATCGAGCGGCTGCTGCACGACCCGGCCATCCTCGGCACCCACGTGCGGGCCCAGGCCATGGTCAACGCCAGCGAGGGGGTGGGCTGCTGCGAGGCGCCGCGCGGGGTGCTGTTCCACCACTACACGGTGGACGGCAACGGGGTCCTGCAGCGGGTGAACATGCTGATCGCCACGGCGCAGAACAACCTGGCCATGAACGCCACGGTGCTCGCCCTGGCCAAGCGCTACCTCGACGGCGCCACCATCACCGAGGGGCTGCTCAACCGGCTGGAGGCGGGGATCCGCGCCTACGACCCGTGCCTCTCCTGCTCCACCCACGCCATCGGCCAGATGCCGCTCACCGTCCAGGTGTTCGGGGCCGACGGCGGGCTGCTCTCGGAGCGGGGCCGGTGA
- a CDS encoding oxidoreductase: MKPRVATVWLGGCSGCHMSFLDLDERLLELADRMELVYSPLADIKAFPAGVDVTLVEGAVTNSENEEMAHLVRRNSRVVVSFGDCATTGNVTALRNRYSPEEILHRAYVELAEGDPTVPSEFTTIAKLRAQARPLHEFIRVDAFLHGCPPTAEEIWLAVSALLDGRQPELPSIFRRYG, from the coding sequence ATGAAGCCCCGCGTGGCCACGGTGTGGCTGGGCGGCTGCTCCGGCTGCCACATGTCGTTCCTGGACCTCGACGAGCGGCTGCTGGAGCTGGCCGACCGCATGGAGCTGGTCTACTCCCCCCTCGCGGACATCAAGGCCTTCCCGGCCGGGGTGGACGTGACGCTGGTCGAGGGGGCGGTGACCAACAGCGAGAATGAGGAGATGGCCCACCTGGTGCGGCGGAACTCCAGGGTGGTGGTCTCCTTCGGCGACTGCGCCACGACCGGCAACGTGACCGCCCTGCGCAATCGCTACAGCCCCGAGGAGATCCTGCACCGCGCGTACGTGGAGCTGGCCGAGGGCGACCCGACGGTGCCCTCGGAGTTCACCACGATCGCCAAGCTCCGGGCCCAGGCCCGGCCGCTGCACGAGTTCATCCGGGTGGATGCGTTCCTGCACGGCTGCCCGCCGACCGCCGAGGAGATCTGGCTCGCGGTCTCCGCGCTGCTCGACGGCCGGCAGCCGGAGCTGCCCAGCATCTTCCGGAGGTACGGCTGA
- the hoxU gene encoding bidirectional hydrogenase complex protein HoxU, with amino-acid sequence MGVITLTIDGQAISAHDDQTLLEVAREHGIEIPTLCHLDGLGDVGACRLCLLEIEGTPRLSAACTTRPQEGMVVRTTSERLERYRRTIVEFLASEGNHHCAVCVSNGHCELQELALRVGLEYVRVPYLYPVKALDASHPDFVMDHNRCVLCTRCVRVCDEVEGAHTWDIANRGIACTIIAGLNQPWGDAESCTACGKCVAVCPTGALFPKGMAVSEATKRTDFLNYIVTARRRREWNHGYLAKE; translated from the coding sequence ATGGGCGTCATCACCCTGACGATCGACGGGCAGGCCATCAGCGCCCACGACGACCAGACCCTGCTCGAGGTGGCGCGGGAGCACGGGATCGAGATCCCCACCCTGTGCCACCTCGACGGCCTGGGCGACGTCGGCGCCTGCCGGCTCTGCCTGCTCGAGATCGAGGGCACGCCGCGGCTCTCCGCCGCCTGCACCACCCGTCCCCAGGAGGGGATGGTGGTGCGCACCACCAGCGAGCGGCTGGAGCGCTACCGGCGGACCATCGTCGAGTTCCTCGCTTCCGAGGGGAACCACCACTGCGCGGTCTGCGTCTCCAACGGCCACTGCGAGCTGCAGGAGCTGGCCCTGCGGGTGGGGCTCGAGTACGTGCGGGTGCCCTACCTCTACCCGGTCAAGGCGCTCGACGCCTCGCACCCCGACTTCGTGATGGACCACAACCGGTGCGTGCTGTGCACCCGCTGCGTGCGGGTGTGCGACGAGGTCGAGGGCGCCCACACCTGGGACATCGCCAACCGGGGCATCGCCTGTACCATCATCGCGGGGCTCAACCAGCCCTGGGGTGACGCCGAGAGCTGCACCGCCTGCGGCAAGTGCGTGGCGGTCTGTCCCACCGGGGCGCTGTTCCCCAAGGGCATGGCGGTCTCCGAGGCCACCAAGCGCACCGACTTCCTCAATTACATCGTCACGGCGCGCCGGCGGCGCGAATGGAACCATGGGTACCTCGCGAAGGAGTGA